A window of Ficedula albicollis isolate OC2 chromosome 15, FicAlb1.5, whole genome shotgun sequence genomic DNA:
CTGTGTGCCATGGACCCGCACCCAAAATCTGCTGATGACAGTGGTCATCAATTTTGACAGCCTTGTCACTGCTCTGTCCATATGCACTGATCCTGCATGAGCCACCAGATACATTATTAAATTCAGGTTCACAAAGATGCTGCCAATGGGTCAGctacagtaaaatatttatatttcaaagtAACAGTATTTATATATGCTCCCTACCTCTTGCTCTAATTTGCCTTCTTATCACTAggcttgtgtttgtttttcaaatgctgaaaaGACTTTGTTGGTTTGTTCAGGAAATTTGTCTAGACAGTGCTCACAAAGCATATTTGCTCACATTTGACATTTTCACAGGATGGGAAACAAAATGGAAGATCCAAGTTTTTAAGCTCCAAGGATGGCACCTAAGCCAGTCAATTCATTTCCAGAATAAGGAGTATCCTTGTTCCAGGCAGTCTCTGGAACAACACAGCAGTGacctgcaggacagggaccCACACACTCTCAGGGCTTTGGGGCCAGCTGAGGCCTCCTgaaatccatccatccatccaccagGATATTTACTGCCTTGGAAGAGCCAAATACCCAAGTGCTAAATTGTGATGCCTCTAGAGCCAACAAATGTAAAATGTGGCAATATCACAGAGCATGTGGCTATTTTACCTATTTAACATTTACCTGTGTCTAACTAGAAGAGGTCtctaaaatgctgctttctaGCAGCCTGAAGGTTGAGAACCACCTGTAAACATTTGCAGAACAGTCTCTTTCCAGAAACAGAGACTCCTAATCAACCTTGAAATGTATcatatattataatatatttcCAGTGTTATTTACAGGTCTTCTTGGTTAGTACCACGAACCAGACATGCTGAAAAGGTAGGATTTTTCCAGTCCTCTTTTATACGAAGTACAATAAAAAAGGCACATAATTATTCACCATAGGAGTTGTGCACCAGTCCAAAACTTAAAGCTAAAAAGCCACCCATCAGAGAACTCTCTTTGTGAGGCAGTATTGGGATGTCTCCTTTGAACTCAGCAGAGGAAGATCTGTCTGTCAATTCCTCTAGGAGAGCTTAAGGAATCCACTTTCCCGTTGTGTTCTGGTCTTCACAAGATTTCCAAAATCAACAGAAAACTCTCGTTAAGCTTCCCACGTCATCTGCTGGAGCAAGGAAGAGTCAAACAGGGTACGTGTGtgtctgctttcctttttcttctttctttccttggaaTGCCCAGCTATGGAGGAGTCTTGAGAGCCAAGACCTGTTCAAATTTGCTTTAAGACAAATGCCTCACGAGATATGGCACACTGAGCAAGGGACActggcaggagaggcagctcagccccccGGTCAGTGCCGAGCGTGTTTGATCCAGTTTCTAATCATCCACTTCTGCCCCGAGCACCTCTGTACAACTAATCTGAGCCCAAAATTTGCATCCTTTGACATTTCCACTTCTAGACAACGGCCAGTGTCTCTGCTGATGATTGGAccattctggggaaaaaagaaaaaaggagggaaaagaaaaatgattaGAGGGAGGAACATAAAAGGTGAACAGACTAGAAAAAACAGTGTTAGATTGtaaatcctttaaaaacattataaaatgcatttctgtatACATCAAGTGCTAAATGCCTCAGAAAGTGCTAGAAATTCCTAGGGAAAGCTAGCTAATACATAAAAAGTATCAAAACAATTCCTTGATAATTTTACATTTAGGAATTGCTGGGAAAATCCCCCCAAATCACTAGAAAATCTCTAAAAAGCACTAGTGAATCCCTACAGAGCCCAAGAAATAGGAAATCCCAGAGACTGTAATAATGCttttgaaagtttaaaaatgatTTGAAGAATCTAGATCTTAAAAAATGCCTATAAAGGTGCtaaaaaaattctagaaaaGTTCCAGATGCAAAAATTCCTGGACAATAAACAATTACAAAAATGTTCTTGACAATCAGGACAGAAACTGAGAATATTCCAAGACAGGATAAGTAAAAATTCCTAGAAAGCATACCCGAATAATTTATAGTAATAATGAAAGAATATTCCTGGGTACCACATGATCTGTGGAAAACATATCTGACTATTTCAAAAATGCACTGGGGGGAATTCCTAGTATATCCCTCCAAAGACctccttgcttttctttaataCTCCCTAGAGCGTCACTCCAATTTTCAAAGCTTCCCGAGCTCTTCTTTTTCACCTGTGTGAAATCCCAGAACCTCTGTGCTGGCCTCAGGACGTCTTCACACTTCTTGAGGGTGGGTGTCCTGCCCTTGCCATCGTCCACCAGGCACTTGGAGTCGGGCAGGAAGGCGGTGGAGCCCAGGggccccagctgcaggacacctTCCGAGCTGTAGCGGACaagctggggaggaaggagagtcctgagctgctggggagcccTCGGTGCTGTCTGGCACACTTTGCTCAAGGGCACGGTAAAACCTAGTGACATTCCCTTCTCCCACACCTCACTCCCCACCCACTCTTTCACTGCAAAAAGGGCAATCAAGGAAGTGAAGTAATCAATATGTAAATCGTGCCCACTCAGCAGGAGTTGATTTAACAAGGACACAATGTCAATTTTTGTCGCGCAGCTTGTTCTTAAGAGCTCTCTTAGAGGCTATTGATAGCAACAAGTCTAATTAGTTTTTGTAAATAAACATTACTGAAAATATCCAACCATGCAACCAGTATCCAAAAAtatgagaggggaaaaaaaaccacgaGGGAAACGGCAGCAAATTTGCTAACATATGCTTCAGGCCTACATAATAAGAATGACACTCTGGTATTTCAGTTTTGTGCAATAGCAcattaaagcaaaaatgcaCGATGCTAATTTGGCAGCAGGCCAATACATCAAATCAGACTTATCTACTTCTCACTTCTGTGCTTAAACCCAGAGTCATTAAACCAGCATAATATTTTGCCCTTCTCACTCTGAAAGTGCAACACCCAGGTGCCAAAAGACTGCAGAGTGGAGGCAGCCACGTGGCTTGTGTGCTGTGAGtctggatgctgcagggtgAGGATCTGAGCCACCAAAGAAATGCAATTACCATCCAGGAAATTCACTGCCTGTCTGGTCCTATTGCTGCTATATGGCTGAAATTACTTAACATGAATGGGAAGGAAGGTCAGAAGTGCCTGGCATTTATTGGATGCCACTGACCAGTGTGTGAGATATCATTAAGAGTCAATCAAAAAAAACTCAAATTAGAGTCTGACTTTCTACTGCCATCCTTATTAACCTCAGAAGAGTCATGCTGTGAATAATCATTTCTTGCTGGTGGTAAAAAGAGCATGGTCTACTTGCTCCCGGACCAGATGCTCTTTGACATAGTATGTGTCCATTTTCCCACCTGCCACTTCTGTTCAGAGCAGCCAtgtggagcagaggcagaagagagCCTACatcagagagagcagagagataACAACACGAGGATGCTCTGGGTGTGAACGGTGCCTTTGTCATGGCACAGTCTGTACACACTAAATCAAGAcacttttgggggttttttccactCTTAGGTTAGGAGTGACATATGTAAAATAAGCTCAAGCAAGcaaaacaattcaaaatatGAAGGGACTGCCAGGTCAGACAAATTAACTTTGTTCTTTCACATAAAaaggagatgggaaaaaaatacaaataaaatacaacattttctctctctcttttttttcttttttttttttttttttttttttcagataaaaccTGACTGTATATTTCACACTTCTATTTAATGGGTTTTCAGCAGAGTTCAAATCAACTGCGGGTATGGCTGAAACACTGACCAGAAAATGTATTCATCTTGCATTCTTTATCATCTCTCTGTAGTCCCAAAATACCACCCCACAGGCTTGTTGGCTTTGCCTTGTGTAAATAATCAGAAGCACTGTTTATAAAGGGCTGTCTGCTCCGCAGGATAGGATCGATTTTCCTTTTTGAGAcgagcagcattttctgtgcttgtaTTAAAATGGTCTAAAACATTCTTTGCCATCAGAATCTCAGTAACCAGAGCTACATGTGCTCTGCATCACAGTGGCCATGCACTTTGCTATAGAGCAGCCTGTCAAAGCAGAAAGTACCAGTCCTGCTTAGGCTTTAGAAGTGGAAGACACATTAACTCTATTCTAAACTCTATTCTAAACTCTATTCTAAACTCCATTCTAAACTCTATTCTAAACTATCTGCAGTATTGAAAGTGGCAGTTTGTGTTACAGCTCAAcaggggcagggatggctcagtgCAGGAAACTCTTATCTGTACAATCTTGAGACAAATGGAGCAACATGGGCTTAATTTCCTGAATCTGCACTTCCTGTCAGGTTTTTATGGCTATTCCAACAGTCATGAAAACTTAGGCTTATTCCACAATACAAGagaattctaaaaaaaaacaCTCACAAAGAATTATCTCAGTTCAGACCATATTACATAGGAAAGCTGTAGAGCCTGCTTctacaaaatcagaaataaggGCTCAAGAAACTACAATATGATTAATAAAATCTCCCTCCAAAGAATTCCTGTATTAACTTCCTAGAGACAACATaaagtgtgaaaataaaataagcattaaaaTAAGTGGCTTGTTACTACGGGCTAGAAAGCAAGAACTGGGATACAGCCAATTAAAACTATACCTCCTGTGTTCAAACTTGATCTTCAGTGTCACTAACAAATTCACAAAGAAATAATCCCTGAATTTGTGTTAGGACTGTGGGCATGCTACATCATGTCAAATCCATTCCCAGTGCCAACCAGCCAAAATCAAATGACAAAGTCCTCtttattaagaaatattaaatcttattgattaaaaaaaatctgtgcaggTTTTGATGGGCTGAGATCCTTAGATACCCACAAACTCCAAATTGCAAGCTGCAGAACAGAAGCACACTTTTATACATCACATGGGGGTGGACCTTCACTCAGATTTACTCTTTTAtctgggaagagctgaaggATTCAAATGACACTGAAGCCAAGTGCTCTATCAAATACTTGAGATCTAGTCTGATGCCATCTGCTATACTGATATAAGAAGCCAAGTGCTCTATCAAATACTTGAGATCTAATCCTGATGCCATCTGCTATACTGATATAAGGTAGTTTTCTCTTCAACATTCAGAAATCTGAGCAGAATGTAAAAGATGTCAAAGGTTGTTTCTGAAAGCCAACACACCTGTATCAAAAAtagtcagtgctgctgcctaTGGCATATGATCCTCCAGGAATATTAATGTGGTAAGAAAATGGCAGCTTTTAACTGGAGGATTTGACTTCAAAAACATCCATTACTGCTAATTTCTAGTCAAGTGAAAAAAGCACCAAATGATTACAGGTAACTGTTTGTAGGAAACAGTTAGTAGGATGGGCCTGGTAGCTTTCCACATTAAATTTAacttctctctctcactcttGTTCTCCAGGCAAAAGGAAATCTTTAATGGTACTTCGGTCCTGCAGTTAAGGCAAGCTGTCAGCTGACACAGGGACTGAAACAGCAGTGATGCAGGAATCCCAAACACCCTACATCTCCAGAACACCTGTCCCCTCAAGGCAAACAGATCACAAGTTATCAAAGTTCCATGTTTGTGCCAGAATCCCACCCGCTGCTTCCTGCAAGGGGAGAAACCACCTGTTCAtccaccctgctgccctgcacaccagctgtgcaggcacagctctaCCCAGCAAAACGTTAAATATCTGCCCTCTAGCAAGAGTTTAAACAGAGCCTTTCATCTCCTCCCATTCTGTGTTTGTGTAGCTGGGAACCCGAGCTCGgagctctcccttccctctggctgctctcagtgcaGGGGGAGTTctgtctctcccagctgcagagcctcccctctctctgctctgaaaggaaagggaggagggtGGAGAAAGGGAATGTTCACTGTGGCCTTTCTATCCCAAAATGCCATTTCATTAAGTTCTCCTCTCTTTCACATACCATATAATCAGCTCCACATCACGGCATTGAAGACAGGCTCTGAGACAGTGAGTATTTCCACTGGGGCTGTGTAAGTGCTCTCAGATAGTTCAAAACCTGTATTTCCTGTAACCATTCTATGAAGCTTCCAGAACAACGTGTTCCACTTTTGGGAGTGTTGTATCTGTCCTCACTACCCTCCTTTTAAAACAGatcttaaatttttaaaatttattttacaacaAAAGTATATAGGACCACTGGGCTTTGCAACTGATTGTACAACAGAGGGCACacacagaggcagagcagctcaagACTccaaatatattcttttatttaCAAATCTTCTGTAGCCCTGGACTGTTTCTCCCAGCAGtatttgcaaacatttttttcctgaaagccaTTAGGCTCCAACTTCAGATCCAATGAAAACATATAAAAGGGACACTACTTTTCTGTAAAATAGGTTTTGAAATCGACTCAGTCCGATGCAAAACCCTGTTTGGCTATTCTTAGCTGTTAGCTTACAATGACTTAGCTCAAGTCAAACTCATTAAGCTAAGTTGATATAAACTCAGGCTAAACGCATTCCAGAGCACCCATAAAAGAGTTTGTCCCTgcttaaataaagaaatttaaaagctgaTGTCATTATAAAGATGTGATTTATCATGGTGAAAACTGATCTTGCAAATGTACATAGGGAAAGGCGTTTTGTTCATGGAGCAGTCACAGTGGAGAGGTTTTATTTTGCCGCTGTAAAGCAGGACAACAACATCCAAGGGAAGCAGAAGGGTAAGACATggagaaaagaacattttatcaCAGATGAACAGTAATCTTGTTCCTAACTCAGCTTTCTTTAAACACCTGCCTGACTGGGGTGGGTTTCAGTGGAGCCATGTGTACACTAAAATCACTGGTAATCAGCTTGTCAGAATTGAAGagcatgaaaaacaaacaaggctGCAGCTGAACAGGGAGAGGCTTTCACATTGGTAGGACATATAAACACCAGTGATAACTCAACTGGGGAAAGTGAGTTCtgtatttatattaatttatattcaATAGGCATGTACAAATAACCCAAATCTCAGCTCAGTAGGGGTATTTTATGTCCTATGCTTGAGatgaaaaatgtcagaaatggAAAGCTAAATGCAGCAGACAACTATGCTCACCCAGGCTGATTAGAAGAGgggctttaaaaatgtttatttaatatattaaaacGCTTGCTGTCAACACCTTTCATGCTATGTGCTTGAATATCCTTGATTAGGGTTTGTGCAGCTGTGGTTCTcacactgaattaattttgtaaattGTGGTGAGATGATAGAAGTTTTCCAGCTGTGTAATCATTAATTAACTTGGCTGCATTTGAGTGGCTCCAACCCATGCTTGTCTGTGAAATACTCAACTTAGATAAAACATCACCTCTGTCTTCACTTGGTGCTTCTTGCAGAATGGAaactcttttcctgtttttagttggtttgtttgctagttttaaagggaaatggaaaaaattcacTATATCTTATGCCCTCATCTATTTTCTCCCTCAAGTCAAAGCCTGATTGTGAAACAGGAATCAGGGAGGCAAACAAGTAGGTTAAGGActtaaactgcaaaataaattacagccAGAACCATTTATTTCATTACTCCTCTAAGTGCTAGCACACTGATGGAGATTAGATGCTGCTAAGGGGCTTTTTGGAAGGACTTAAATTTGCAACTTTCTGTTCAGATTAGAATGGAGCAAGAGACTGAACTCTCTCTGAGCGCCTTGACATCGCTAACGAGAGTCTTCTTGAGCAGCTAATTTACATCTAATTAAGCAACGCTATTTTGTTACCTTATTCAAAGGCTGCTCCTTGCACTTCTACTAGGAAAGTGTCAGTCAAATACTCCATAATGATCCTGCCAAGGTGGACATTGTGCCAGCAGGAATTACTGCCTGTCTCACTTTGCCTCCGTGCTGACGCACAAGCCAGGACTCCCAGTCAATATATGTATGACTGAAACTTGGATAATTGTTAAGCCTGATAAGGTCAGAGTTTATTTACACATGAGAATGTTCATTAACACAGTTTTGATTCAGATGCTACTTCAAAAGGAACTAGAACTGCATTTCAGAAGAAGCTCAAGTCCTGGATTTAAATAATATCCAACTCGTAAAAGTAAAATCACTATGAGCACGGAAGGAAGAAATGTCACTTAAACATCTCCAGACATCTGTAAGAAGATAATAGTATGCACAGGgactgaccaaaaaaaaaatttctattttagaaAAGCCACAACTTATAGGATATTCTTAATTCCCTTTGAAGTTGATGTTAATATGTGCTTAACTTTTTGCCTACTCGGGGAATCAAGTCAGCAGCTTGATAAATAATTTCTGCCCAGGACCCTGTTGGACGAAGGAACAGTCAAATTAAAGAGGAACCATGAATAAGTCATGTCATAACAAGAACTGCTCACTCACACAGACTACCTAAATTAATTAATCTTCAGTGGACCCCTGTTATTTAAACAAACTAACGTGATTCTTCAGTTTTCCTAACTGGGAACTTCTAAGTATGGATTCACATGCTGGATAGCCTTGGAAAAGGCACCTGACAAGACTGGAGAAAAGCCAGACATTTGCCTTTGCAGCTCAGGAATGATAGTGCCAAACTCAACCCAAACACACCAATTAACTCTTTGTTTCTTGCGAATATTCTCTCAGTCCAAGGTTTGTGGCTAATGATGGGATTTCCCCCGTTTACCTGGGAGGACATGCCATGGCATGGATACAGGATGGCTTTGTCATCCTCTTCAGCCCCCTGGTCCAGGCAGTAGCCACTGGCTTTGCTGTTCCGCACCTAGAACCAGATCAGAATAAAACAGTCCAGTTGGAAATTAGCCCCTGTTTTAGTCCTGTCCAGCTAAATCAGCTgcgctgcagctgctgaaacaaGTACTATGTAAATCTGCTCTCTGAGAGACACATGCTCCTCCTTCAGCTATGACAGGGTGCCAGCAGTGAATCTGCTCCAGGAAAAGACATTATTTGGACAACCTGATGTCTTTACACACCTTGGGTCAGAGTTACATTTTTGGCAATTACTCAAGGATTAGAACTTCCTAAAATTCACCCTAAGAAACCCAGGCCAAGGTTTGCTCCAAATTGCCATTGTGCAAATATAAATTTTGACCCTATATATTGAGAATCTGGCTTTACAAACAGGATAGAAACTACCCAGGATTGGTGTTGGATGTGACATGATTTTGTGTCTTGCTATTGCTGatataaaaccaaaaaagaatgtgaaacatttttgtttgaaCTGAAAATAGAGTACATTATTGTGTACAGAAGTGGCATAAAGCACATTTTATGAAAGGGCACAGGTTCAGAGATCcaaggaaatacaaaattccTGTGCCTCCCCAGACAAGGAGAATTTACAAGCCTATAAAATCTGGGATGGAGCTCTTGTGAAaattctttcagcctttctctTGAGGCTGGAAGCATTACACACATATTTTGAACATAGAAAAACGTTAGAGATATCGTAAACAAGAAGTTATTTACACGGACACCTCAAAAGACTCAACAGGTCAGTTTTGGTTTAGACTGTGAAGTACCTGTCTGGCCACCCCATAATTTAGAAACAGCTGCTGCATAAggtgtcagaaaaaaaatcagtatataATCCTTCATATTATGGTGTACAAGCAAAACAGGGAATCTGACTGGATAAGGGGCTCACCAACAACCAAATTTCAGGAGGTTTATTTTATGGCTTGGGTGCTATAAAGGCTAAAGAAGATGAAGGCAGCTTTATGAGATGGCtttaaaaaagggggaattGAGTTGctaggaaatatatttttactacTGTTTCATTCTGTTTCACATCTACTcaatacatttcttttccttgaaacTCACAAAAATCCAGACATCTTTTCCTCCAGGAGAATAATCGGAAGAGAAAGTACTTAACAACAAGCTCAATGTCATTTAGGATGAACCCTAAAGTAAGATTGAAAGGGACCTAGGTTGGTTTATACCAGGTAAGCACCTTGTGTGCctctattttattaaaaatgttaaagaatTTGATATTTGCATCACCAAACTTCCTGTTTGACAGAAGAACCTTCTATGTGACAGCTCAAGAGGAACAAACTTTGTTTTAGAGCCCAGATTGCTCAGGGTCTGGTATAATTGACACAACATTGGCACTTCTGCCAATGTTCTTCACTGTTAACGACCTTCTCAGAGCTGACAGATACCAACAGCTCCTCTTGAATTTACTGAATGCCTTTTCTCAGTTCCTGATGGGGATAGTTACATTGGGATGCAAAGTGATATTACGGAATAAAACTTGCACTTTGTATCAATGTCTCAAGTGCCTGACTTATTTTTataggaagaagaagaaggaacagtCTCCATTGGTTGTCTTGTGGGAAAATATATTGCCTTCACATTTAACTGCAGCTCATGTAGACAATTATTTTAGCTCCGTTGACCACTGACGTTTTCTTTATGATGTCTGTGGCATCTTATTTGGGAAAATGATTGCCTCAAACTTTTGTgtcattattttcaaatgagAGCCAAGGAGGTTGCATGTCACTGTCAGTAAGGATGACTCCACCTGCTGCCCTCCAAGGGGCTTCTCAAATCCACCCTCCTCAGTGCTGGCTGAAAGGAGGGCAGGGCATttttgctggcagtgctgtgctgatgTGTAGCTGCTCTGTACATGCTGATAGCCGGCTCTGAAAGCAGAGGGCTGCTCGAGTGCAGCTGTGATGTGTTCCCAAAGACATACTGTACCTCTCCATAAGTGACTGTGTTATTGTAAACCCTCATCTCAGGGTACACGTTCTCCAAGTACCACTTAAAGCTCCGGCACTGCAGCCGCTGTCGCAGAGCAATCCTTT
This region includes:
- the LOC101807596 gene encoding polypeptide N-acetylgalactosaminyltransferase 9, yielding MIGCSFVVDREYFGEIGLLDPGMEVYGGENIELGMRVWQCGGSMEVLPCSRVAHIERTKKPYNNDIDYYAKRNALRAAEVWMDDFKSHVYMAWNIPMANPGVDFGDVSERIALRQRLQCRSFKWYLENVYPEMRVYNNTVTYGEVRNSKASGYCLDQGAEEDDKAILYPCHGMSSQLVRYSSEGVLQLGPLGSTAFLPDSKCLVDDGKGRTPTLKKCEDVLRPAQRFWDFTQNGPIISRDTGRCLEVEMSKDANFGLRLVVQRCSGQKWMIRNWIKHARH